The DNA region TTATCAATTAGTTAAGATCAGGACTAtgtattcaataaaaataagacTGTGAGAAGATTAAAAATCTGATCTCCAAAAGTATGtcccaaaaatattattaatttatttaagaagTATTACTGTAAGTGTATAGGCACCTACTATATGAAGGAATtccattcataaagtgggtaAGGAGTTTTGCAGAtgtagtaaactctttaaaagtcactttgcaatattataataatattaatattttggaAATAATTGCACATTGAACCTAAATGACAAATTGTCAAAATCGCTATAGACAATTCATGCTTTGTCAACCCATGTGCTACTGCAAAACTTGGTAAGGCAACTGTTTGCTTACTGTTGCTAGAGTCGAAAGTGCTTCTAGTTAATTTATCTTACGTGTAATTTTCATAATAAGGTCACATTTAAAGTTACGCTAATATATCTTACAGCAGTTTAGCCGTGAAAGTATACAGTCAAACACAATGACAGATTGTCATTATTGCATAATATCAGAGAGATTCAAATTATCAATCCCGTTATCAATCTCTCAAGATCACGAATATCACGATCAGCACTCAAATGATACCGATAAGTGTCTTGTCGATATGTCTTTCAACATTTTTGCCCAGTAGCTATCGAGCTAAATCACGTGAAGCTTGTTGAAATAATGACAATCCTGACTATAACAAGTGAAAATGGAAATCAAGTACGTAGACGACAGAAGAAATGTTCCAAAGACCTGTGTAGTGTAAAGACAGTGAAGAAAAGACTGCCCATAACGGAATGGCTTCCAGAATACAATCTGACGAAACTGATCCAAGATATAATTGCGGGAATCACAGTTGGACTAACAGCTATTCCTCAAGGCATTGCATATGCCGTTGTAGCTGGTCTTTCTCCTGAATATGGTCTTTATGCAGGATTAATGGGAGGATTTGTCTACTTATTCTTCGGAAGCAGCAAGGATGTTACCGTTGGACCCACAGCCATCATGTCTGCAATGGTATCGAAATACGTCTCCGGCTATTCAGCAGACTTCGCAGTTTTGGCAGCATTCCTATCTGGACTGGTGGAGCTTGGTATGGGGATACTGCATCTTGGATTTTTGGTTGAATTTATATCGATGCCAGTCATTAGCGGATTTACAACCGCCGCTGCTTTACAAATAGCTGCAGGCCAATTGAAATCGTTATTCGGCCTCGACGGAAAATCAGGAAATTACTTTTCAGAATCCTTGTACAATGTTGTAATCAACTTTAAGAGTATAAAATTATGGGATCCGATTCTTGGATTTTTAACGATCGGTATACTTCTGTTGTTGAAGAATATTGGAAAAGGGTGTAGCCGTACTGATGGCTTAGCAAAGCAACTTCGGTGGTTTGTTTCACTCGCTAGAAATGCTGTGGTTGTTATAATAGGTATGATCATAGCATACACACTAAAATTATCAACAGGCACGGAACCTCTAATTCTTATTGGTGATATTGGGAGTGGACTGCCGAAAATAGAGCCACCTCCTTTCAGTACAACCGTAGGTAACGAAACCTATACATTTAGTGACATGATGTCAGTCCTGGGGCCTCAATCTATAGTGTTACCCTTAGTAGCTATTTTAGAATCCGTGGCGATTGCAAAGGCCTTTGCAGGAGGAAAAACTGTGGATGCCACTCAAGAAATGATGGCATTAGGAATATGCAACATAGTTGGCTCATTTACCAAAAGCATGCCTATAACTGGCTCATTTACACGAACTGCTATAAATAATGCTTCAGGAGTACAAACCCCTGCAGGTGGTGTCTTTACtggttttttaatattattagcTTTGAGTTTATTAACgtctacattttatttcataccTAAAGCATCACTGGCTGGTTTAATTATAACAGCAATGTTTTCTATGATAGATATCGATATATTTGGAAGATTATGGAGGAACGGCAAAATcgaattatttttgttaattattACAATGGCGTTTTCTTTGTCAATCGGATTAGAATACGGGATTGTTGCTGGAATAGTTGTGAACGCTGCGATATTATTGTATACAGTTTCTCGACCATCTGTGGAAATAACTACAATATTATGTGAAAAAGGAGAATATTTATCAATATGTTTACCTGACAAATTGTCATATTGTGCGGCTGAATATGTTCGGCGCAAAGTATTGCAAGCATCTCAAAATGTAAGAAATGCAGCAATTGTAATAGATGGTACAAATGTCAAAAAAGTGGACTCCACCGTGGCTTCAAATCTTATGTCTGTGATTCAAGATTTGGATAAAGCTGGCCGAAAAGTAATGTTTATGAATTTTTCCAATAGTATTGTTAACTTATGTCTTGATATTAACCCTAAATATACTGACAGATTTGTAATCGCTTCTAACTGTGAAGACGCTTTAATAAAACCGTAAAATCTTAATATAGTCTTTTTTGTTATGTTCACGAATTACTGTTTTAAGTGATGATGAACAAATCATGGTAggcaaataaaattaataacacttaaatatttttctatttacCTATTTGTTACATTAATACCTACCATTACCTACAAATTGAGATGAAAATTGAAATTTGtcaaaatatttgttaaatttttgcAATAATCGATCGTCACCTGTTTCCAAAAGGGGCCCTTATCAGCCGTCCCCCATTGCGTCGATGTCGATGCGTCAAAGAGGGTGTGCAGTTTCCTTAAATTTATTACCGTGATTCAGCAGTCTGAAAATGACAGATTTATACTCTTTATCCCATCAACTAAATATGTCCTGAGGTTTCGATTAGGATAATGTGGTGACGCGTTTATTTTTGATGGAAGATTTGGGGATTGGTTTATCTTCAACTGTATACTAGTTGAGCAAAAGATTAATTTGATTGAGAATGTTTTTGTATGAAATGTAACGTTGACAGGTTAAAAGattttagtttaaatttaagatataaataaatcagtaataaaatttcaataaaCTAAGATCCTAATTAGCATTGAACTTTTATTGTTtgtggtaaataaattaaatagtaatgAATTGTTTATTAGGTTGTACTCCTTGAAAATTAGAATGTGGTATAACTTTTTACTAATGAAAATAAATGTCAATCAAGTCAGTCAATTCAACATGATAAAaacatagtaggtacttacataaggaacaaaataaataaactataacAAATCGTTAAGTTtacacttataaataaaaaatgctccaGGTCACTTTCATGCGTtatggtgcccagaaggctggcagcgttaataaaatttaagtaaATGCAATTTTCCTGCCGACTTTTTTACGCAAAATTTATATACCGTTGCCAAATTAGCTTTGTGTCAAAAGCCTCTAAGACCGGCAAGTCTGAGCAGGTTCCGTCGTCTAATCTCAACTGCCAATAACACGCGGAAATCCATCCCGCACAAAATGGTAATCTTGAAAGAACCGATCAACCGTTTTTGAGGAAAATATTTTGTAGCCGAGAAAATTAATTTTTGATTCCGAGACATCCTGCTGGGATATGACttggtaatttaatatttttattgaaaaagttAGGCTACGTTTCTTTAGAAAACTTGGATGGCTTATTACTCGGGAAAAATATTCTGAATAGTATTATGTGTCACTAAATACTATTAAGAATATTCCTTATGACTACTTTAATACGGGAAATTCGATCCCCGTTTGCGTAATAGTCCTTAGTACTGTTTCACcctatatatatgtacttattaaaGAAAGATCAACATGATTATGAAAACGTTGATACTTCTAACCGTTTTTGAGATACAGTGTGTTAAGCATTAGTGCAAAAATCTGtatgtttcaaccctagcaagtagatcttattgaatgacatgacatgtgtcaatttaaaaatctttgtacggttgtcactgatataaaaatatttcatttcaatgatcttgttttactttttaatccagCTGTACGAATATTGTAATAACTTGATTGTAGATCACTTAgataacactatcctttcagctcagtctTAAAAAAAATTCCCCCTATATAGTAAGTAATATTAGAGATACCTAGTTGCATTGTTAGACTTGCAAATGATTTGTATTGAATATGTAGGTTCAATTTGACTGTGGCATAGACAATAACACCATAAAGCCCACCGCGATCATTGACCTCAAGCCCTATCAAAATAAAGACATAAACAAGCCTAAATTTACGACGACCATCGAATTACAAGTAAGCCATTACGATTATTGCGTCGTCACGAACATCTGAAGGACGGAATATTCGCGTGCGACTTCGGATTTCGCTCGCCTGATATTTAACTTTATCTGTCATACGGAGTCATGGCAATGACACGTCAAATCACGTGGAAACAACGGTTGAGTGAGCACATCGTTCTCTTCCCTACGGCCAGTATCACTAGAGCTTCCCACCCTCCCTGACATCTATTCAAACATTCTTCGTCCGGGGGTTTTCGTGGAGGTTCCAGAGCTCTGCGAAAATTGGCCGGGTGGGCACGAGAGACACCGTGGAccgttttttgtgtaaaatttcaAGCTTCTGAATAGAGAATAGTTTCCAGGTGATTAGCTCCGGCGTTATATACTGATTTGCTACAAGGAAATGCGCCGTCTGTGGAAGATTGAGTCTTTGTCATATTGAATTATGGAGGCGATAGATAACAGGATGATCGTACCTGAAAAGGTGTCACTGATAGGATTATTCGTACAGAAGATTTTCTTTCGTCTTTTCAGTGACTTAAGTTCGAAATTCAAGTTTTAGTAACGGTTATATTAATTGTCTTAATTGTACAACTagtaaaactaaaactatatcTAATAAAGGCTAATTGTGTCATCACACATGAATAGCTTTCCCAacaatttatgaataaacaatGATTCGGTTTAAATTCCGTAATAAACCCTTCTCCATCCATTAATCCCTACTTCCCGTTAAACGCCTGAATAATTGAGGTCACATCTAAACAAACCCGCATATTAATGTTAACACTACCTGATACCTTTTAAACATACAATATTTCCTCAATTTTATCAATATCAACCTTATTTGTATTTACATTATGATTTGAATTTGTATGTGCATAATTAAAATCAAAACTTTCCAAATCATTCACCAAGCTAGCTAATTCATCATCTTTAGTCTCTATTGCATCATAGTTAAAGGTGATTTTACTATCGTTTGGTTGCTGAATAAAGTTGTACGCTTTGGGTCCGGCCCTTGTCAAGCGGTGCCTGCTTCAGACATAGGTAATGAAATACCTAACAAATGAGCCATACATTGTTGCCAATAGCAACGCGTCACTCATTTGTTTAGTTTTGGAGTGGGGCTCTGAAGGTATGCTTTGATGAATGTATTGGCTGTTTGGGCATCGATTAGTTCACTTCCTACAGTGTTTCAGTCATTAGATTTAAATTCTGCATTATAACAACTAACACTTGAAAGTCTATCTTTAGCGATAAGAACGCTAATTGTAGGTACCACCTATGGTTGTGATTTATATCGTTATCTGTTATAGACGTGTGCACTAAAGATTATTATAGTAATGAAATACTTCGATTTCGTGTTACTTATTTCTTAAAGACGTCAATgagaaaattctaaatttgtaaatttcattctgttaatttatttattggttagGAGAAAAAATTATCAAATATGTATACACATTAATATTTATCAGTACCACACTAATAATGTAGATTTAGAAATGATCCTACCTAGCTAGTTTAGTTCCT from Cydia fagiglandana chromosome 6, ilCydFagi1.1, whole genome shotgun sequence includes:
- the LOC134664962 gene encoding sodium-independent sulfate anion transporter-like, yielding MTILTITSENGNQVRRRQKKCSKDLCSVKTVKKRLPITEWLPEYNLTKLIQDIIAGITVGLTAIPQGIAYAVVAGLSPEYGLYAGLMGGFVYLFFGSSKDVTVGPTAIMSAMVSKYVSGYSADFAVLAAFLSGLVELGMGILHLGFLVEFISMPVISGFTTAAALQIAAGQLKSLFGLDGKSGNYFSESLYNVVINFKSIKLWDPILGFLTIGILLLLKNIGKGCSRTDGLAKQLRWFVSLARNAVVVIIGMIIAYTLKLSTGTEPLILIGDIGSGLPKIEPPPFSTTVGNETYTFSDMMSVLGPQSIVLPLVAILESVAIAKAFAGGKTVDATQEMMALGICNIVGSFTKSMPITGSFTRTAINNASGVQTPAGGVFTGFLILLALSLLTSTFYFIPKASLAGLIITAMFSMIDIDIFGRLWRNGKIELFLLIITMAFSLSIGLEYGIVAGIVVNAAILLYTVSRPSVEITTILCEKGEYLSICLPDKLSYCAAEYVRRKVLQASQNVRNAAIVIDGTNVKKVDSTVASNLMSVIQDLDKAGRKVMFMNFSNSIVNLCLDINPKYTDRFVIASNCEDALIKP